A genomic segment from Salvia splendens isolate huo1 chromosome 13, SspV2, whole genome shotgun sequence encodes:
- the LOC121761422 gene encoding uncharacterized protein LOC121761422, which produces MGFTQDLYVRADIGGGNGGLGAVNEVLIHEKHKTDDVVIDAMGGWSDIDIEEHHLLVASLTEYECNMEPDMTVGNNGAEVIAKGVANHTPSTMAGGVHTIPKVNKSDGISLDESWCHEKGTSVEIANAIKLTNSIVQDIARELEHDHTDSIICSEHQQALIVEKGKEKAHGPTLEVSEYQDRHQTTDKIAIEAPPISEELVRGVQKRATKRKGPALCSPYNERAVPITIKLSSEERDMYYWLVWTQGENDNMEVYFDDIVLLTKIHMLSMKPHSHVFEKVVDAWSSYLNNMEFYRAPSSPSRVFMTTFPCLHSFLNHTRDWDRTAGFHDFCQSVDSHVQNLTHFNWNVIDMVLFPMYSRRHYYLISFGLKTGKMDIIDSCPPSNGLKDHSKYGDDIELLQYFFSSYLEGKKHKMLANIIKGCEIRIKNMPWQGTGGKDDDAIFLMRHMETYMGQKVKDWHMGLANISMKNLQNMRGKYCKALLTTDFNYHSVDIKDCVKKYFKDNKEKRTKIVKFMADLMCKKPK; this is translated from the exons ATGGGGTTCACACAA GATTTATATGTCAGAGCTGACATTGGTGGTGGCAATGGAGGCCTCGGGGCTGTAAACGAAGTTCTTATTCATGAGAAAcacaaaactgatgacgtggtaATAGATGCAATGG GGGGATGGTCTGACATTGACATTGAAGAGCATCACCTACTTGTTGCAAGCCTAACTGAATAT GAATGTAATATGGAACCGGATATGACTGTTGGGAACAATGGTGCTGAGGTCATCGCAAAAGGTGTTGCAAATCATACTCCAAGTACAATGGCTGGTGGTGTGCATACTATACCAAAAGTGAATAAATCGGACGGCATAAGCTTG GACGAGTCTTGGTGTCATGAGAAGGGAACAAGTGTTGAGATTGCCAACGCAATTAAATTGACAAATTCAATTGTCCAGGACATAGCAAGAGAG CTCGAGCACGACCACACAGACTCGATTATATGTTCGGAACATCAACAGGCTTTGATTGTCGAGAAAGGGAAAGAAAAGGCACATGGACCAACTTTGGAAGTATCAGAATATCAAGATAGACACCAGACAACAGACAAGATTGCAATTGAG GCGCCTCCAATATCTGAAGAGCTGGTGCGAGGGGTTCAGAAGCGTGCTACGAAGCGTAAGGGTCCAGCTTTGTGCTCACCTTACAATGAAAGGGCTGTACCGATTACGATAAAACTGAGTAGCGAAGAAAGAGACATGTACTACTGGTTGGTGTGGACTCAAGGAGAAAATGA CAACATGGAGGTTTACTTCGACGACATCGTCCTACTAACAAAGATACATATGCTCTCAATGAAACCTCATAGCCATGTTTTTGAGAAGGTGGTTGACGCCTGGTCGTCATACTTGAATAACATGGAATTTTATCGAGCACCGTCGTCACCGTCACGGGTGTTCATGACCACTTTCCCATGT TTGCACAGTTTCCTGAATCATACTCGCGATTGGGATCGTACTGCTGGATTTCATGATTTCTGCCAAAGTGTTGATTCTCATGTCCAGAATCTCACACATTTCAATTGGAATGTGATCGATATG GTGCTTTTTCCTATGTACTCCAGACGACATTATTACCTTATTAGTTTTGGACTGAAGACTGGAAAAATGGACATAATTGACAGCTGCCCCCCATCCAATGGATTGAAAGATCATAGCAAGTATGGTGACGACATTGAGTTACTG caatatttttttagttcatATCTTGAGGGTAAGAAACATAAAATGCTAGCAAACATAATCAAAGGGTGCGAAATTCGGATCAAAAATATGCCGTGGCAAGGTACCGGAGGCAAGGATGATGATGCTATATTCTTAATGCGGCACATGGAAACATATATGGGCCAAAAGGTGAAGGATTGGCATATGGGGCTTGCAAACATATCTATGAAGAATCTGCAGAATATGCGCGGTAAATACTGTAAGGCCTTGCTGACGACAGACTTCAATTACCATTCTGTTGACATTAAGGATTGTGTGAAGAAATATTTCAAGGATAATAAAGAGAAGAGGACCAAGATAGTTAAGTTTATGGCAGATTTGATGTGCAAGAAGCCTAAGTGA
- the LOC121760885 gene encoding uncharacterized protein LOC121760885, which yields MSRLKRMAAKHVGESSGGTKRNKASTAIVVSNRIDATDDGATLLIKRNTRNFVKILQCLNEKQIAAVTEMGFGELIHYNVYAIPRELAYWLLNNFDPIKCNIALPGSGPDLHIDESDVELTFGFPRGDVRVERIDRQDDLTIMSKIAGVVGKKRPNVKASKVAEEMLKDVEGGAWFKKLFLILLESALIETSACGYVRPKILHFIEDITDFRRVNWCGYMISVLLKMHRHWKEHKTATFSGPIVFLVCCYVDRIVHGQRPVPRCYPTVKGWTEGLLKERHEAEKKDGSYGKGYLDQQFDKRQDKSRVEFVDGGLSERQSGKQPTDYPRNTTHLSGTNGTIKVADAVINLMQVLKDTPVEIRSSDYFKMMWDMMRRAFGIADTTIEQNTNLVGTLTQSMSQEEGLRSC from the exons ATGTCCCGGTTGAAGAGAATGGCGGCAAAACATGTTGGGGAATCATCTGGAG GTACAAAGCGTAATAAAGCCTCAACTGCAATCGTTGTAAGCAATAGGATTGATGCAACTGATGATGGGGCAACGCTCCTAATCAAAAGGAATACAAGAAATTTTGTGAAGATTTTACAATGTTTGAATGAAAAACAAATAGCAGCAGTTACAGAAATGGGGTTTGGAGAACTTATACATTACAATGTTTATGCAATACCAAGAGAGTTGGCCTATTGGTTGTTAAACAATTTTGACCCAATTAAATGCAACATTGCGCTACCAGGTAGTGGGCCTGATTTGCACATAGATGAAAGTGATGTAGAATTGACATTCGGTTTTCCACGAGGTGACGTCAGAGTAGAAAGGATTGACAGGCAGGATGATCTAACCATAATGAGTAAGATAGCAGGTGTAGTGGGTAAAAAAAGACCAAACGTTAAAGCTAGTAAGGTTGCAGAGGAGATGTTGAAGGACGTTGAAGGTGGAGCTTGGTTTAAAAAgctttttctaattttgttGGAGTCTGCATTAATTGAGACGTCGGCGTGTGGCTATGTTAGGCCAAAAATATTACATTTCATCGAAGATATTACAGATTTTCGTCGTGTCAATTGGTGTGGGTATATGATTTCCGTTCTGCTTAAAATGCATAGACATTGGAAAGAACACAAAACAGCAACATTTAGTGGTCCAATTGTTTTTTTGGTG TGTTGCTATGTTGATCGAATTGTCCATGGCCAACGACCTGTGCCACGTTGCTATCCTACGGTCAAAGGATGGACTGAAGGTCTTTTGAAAGAGCGGCATGAAGCAGAAAAAAAGGACGGGTCTTATGGCAAGGGATATTTAGATCAACAGTTTGACAAACGTCAAGACAAGTCTAGGGTTGAATTCGTTGACGGTGGTTTAAGCGAACGACAGAGTGGAAAACAACCAACTGATTATCCGAGAAATACGACACACCTATCTGGGACAAATGGTACCATTAAGGTGGCTGATGCTGTGATCAATCTAATGCAAGTACTGAAGGATACTCCTGTAGAAATACGAAGTTCAGACTATTTCAAAATGATGTGGGACATGATGAGGAGGGCATTCGGTATAGCTGATACCACAATTGAACAAAACACAAATCTAGTGGGCACCCTCACACAATCAATGTCACAGGAAGA GGGGCTGAGGAGTTGTTAG